Within the Solwaraspora sp. WMMA2056 genome, the region ATCCGACTGCGGTGCGGTCGCCGTCCCGACTCAGGGCCAGTCGACCCGCACCACCGCTGGATCCCGATGCCGAATCCGCACTCGGTGCGGCGAGCATGGCCGCGAGGGAGTCCGGTCACCCGTTCGCCGGCACGACACACCTGTTGGCGGGCATCCTGCGGGACCGCGACGGCCCAGCCGCTCGACTACTGCGCGGCCTCGGTGCCGACCCCGAGGCCATCCTCGGGCAGACCTCCGTACGGCCAGATTGACGAACCGCGCGGCACACCGCTCCCGTGGCGGATGCGAGGGCTACCCGTTCTCCTGGCTGAGCTGGAGACAGGAACCGGTTCCGGAGACAGCCAGGGTCACAGAAGCCTGACGCCGGCTCTCGTGATGCGGGCCACGAGCACGTTGTGACCTTGAGGGGCCTCGCGTTTTCCGGACAGTGGTTCGGCCGGTTCTTTCACGCCGCGATTTGAAGGTTCTCGAACTCTGCGTGGACTTCCCGGGGAGGTCGGTAGCCCACCGCTGAATGCAGACGCTGACGATTGTACCAGAATTCGATGTAGGCAGTAACGTCCCGGCGTGCCGCCTCACGAGTGGGATACTTCACACGCGACACGCGTTCGTTCTTCAGCGCACCGAAGAACGATTCCGCCATCGCATTGTCGAAACAAGTTCCGGTCCGGCCAGCAGATCGCCGCAACCTCAGATCCCGCAGCGTTCTGCCGTAGTCGTCCGACATGTAGTTGCTGCCCCGGTCCGAATGAAAGATGGCGTTCTTCCTGAGTTCGCGATTCCGGGCGGCGTTACGGATGGCGCGGGATATCAACGGCGTCTGGTAGTGGTCGTCCATCGCGTATCCGATGACTTCCTTCGTGCAGCAGTCGATGACGGTCGCCAGATACAGCCACCCCTCGCCGGTCGGGATGTACGTGATGTCGCCGACGAGCTTCTCGCCAGGCGCGTCGGCGGTGAACTCCCGGCCGACGAGGTCAGGCACCGTGCCGGACGACGACTGGGTGAGACCCCACCGCCTCGGGCGGGGCTGGCACGGCACGAGCCCGAGCTCGCGCATCAGCTGGCGGACGAGTTCCGGCCCGGCGGACACGCCCTGGCGCCGCAGTTGCGCGTGGACACGTCGATGCCCGTAGGTGCCGTCGGACGCGGCGAACACCTCCTCGATGGCCGATCGAAGGTGGGCGCGGCGGGTGGCGGTCGCGGAGTCGGGGCGGGTTCGCCATTCGTAGTATCCGGACCTGGACACGCCGAGTTGTTCGCACATGAAGTCGACGGGGTAGGCGTACTTCGCGGTGTCGAGTCGCATCGTCTCGATGAACTCGTACAAGCTCGTTACCGAGGGTCCTTCGCGAAGTACGCCGCGGCTTTTTTCAGGAAGCTGTTCTCCATTTCGAGTTCCCGGTTGCGACGTTCGAGTTCCTTCAGTCGAGCGCGCTCGTCGACGCCGATCGGTGGGCTGTCCTGGGCGCCGCTGTTTTCCCGCCGGTAC harbors:
- a CDS encoding IS3 family transposase (programmed frameshift) — its product is MARISSYTPEFREEAVQLVLQSNKPVSQVAREIDVHPETLRSWVRQYRRENSGAQDSPPIGVDERARLKELERRNRELEMENSFLKKAAGVLREGPSVTSLYEFIETMRLDTAKYAYPVDFMCEQLGVSRSGYYEWRTRPDSATATRRAHLRSAIEEVFAASDGTYGHRRVHAQLRRQGVSAGPELVRQLMRELGLVPCQPRPRRWGLTQSSSGTVPDLVGREFTADAPGEKLVGDITYIPTGEGWLYLATVIDCCTKEVIGYAMDDHYQTPLISRAIRNAARNRELRKNAIFHSDRGSNYMSDDYGRTLRDLRLRRSAGRTGTCFDNAMAESFFGALKNERVSRVKYPTREAARRDVTAYIEFWYNRQRLHSAVGYRPPREVHAEFENLQIAA